One Bacillus sp. 1780r2a1 DNA segment encodes these proteins:
- the rnmV gene encoding ribonuclease M5 translates to MKIKEIIVVEGRDDTVTIRRAVQADTIETNGSAVNDETIEKIKLAQQTRGVIIFTDPDYPGQRIRNIVSEQVPGCKHAFLSKEQAKGKNGKGIGVEHASIEDIRQALQDVKQEWQGIDEQITQEDLIVARLVGDSEAKIRRERIGKFLKIGYANGKQLHKRLKMFQISKDEFIKAVQKINQEEQKS, encoded by the coding sequence ATGAAGATTAAGGAAATAATTGTGGTTGAAGGTAGGGATGATACTGTTACAATTCGTCGAGCAGTACAAGCTGATACAATCGAGACGAACGGTTCAGCCGTAAACGATGAAACCATTGAAAAGATAAAGCTAGCACAACAAACGAGAGGCGTTATTATTTTTACAGACCCTGATTATCCAGGTCAGCGTATTCGTAATATTGTTTCAGAGCAAGTTCCGGGATGTAAGCATGCATTTTTATCAAAAGAACAAGCAAAAGGTAAAAATGGAAAAGGTATAGGCGTTGAGCATGCGTCTATTGAAGATATTAGACAAGCTCTACAAGACGTAAAGCAAGAATGGCAGGGAATTGATGAGCAAATTACACAAGAGGATTTAATTGTTGCTCGCTTAGTAGGAGATAGCGAAGCAAAAATTAGACGTGAGAGAATAGGTAAATTCCTTAAAATTGGTTATGCGAACGGAAAGCAGCTACACAAAAGATTAAAAATGTTTCAAATTTCAAAAGATGAGTTTATCAAAGCTGTTCAGAAAATTAATCAGGAGGAACAAAAGTCGTGA
- the spoVG gene encoding septation regulator SpoVG, with protein sequence MEVTDVRLRRVNTEGRMRAIASITLDGEFVVHDIRVIDGNNGLFVAMPSKRTPDGEFRDIAHPINSNTRGKIQDAVLAEYHRLGELEVEFEEAGAS encoded by the coding sequence ATGGAAGTAACTGACGTAAGATTACGCCGCGTAAACACTGAAGGACGTATGAGAGCGATTGCTTCAATCACATTAGATGGTGAATTTGTTGTTCATGATATTCGAGTGATTGATGGTAATAACGGCTTGTTTGTAGCAATGCCAAGTAAACGTACACCTGATGGTGAGTTCCGCGATATTGCACATCCAATTAATTCTAATACTCGCGGAAAAATTCAAGATGCTGTTTTAGCAGAGTATCATCGATTAGGTGAACTAGAAGTTGAATTTGAAGAAGCGGGTGCTTCATAA
- the ispE gene encoding 4-(cytidine 5'-diphospho)-2-C-methyl-D-erythritol kinase: MKLMVKAPAKINLSLDVLHKRTDGYHEVKMVMTTIDLADRIELSEREDGRIVIYSHNRFVPDDQRNLAYQAAQLLKKRYKVDKGVNILIDKQIPVAAGLAGGSSDAAATLRGLNQLWDLGLSLDTLAELGAEIGSDVSFCVYGGTALATGRGEVIKHIEAPPNCWVILAKPEIGVSTADVYRNLKVQNVSHPNVEGMIKAIDTGDYEKMCQSVGNVLEEVTLKMHPEVSLIKEQMKRFGADAVLMSGSGPTVFGLVQHDSRMHRIYNGLRGFCDKVYAVRLIGERITLE, encoded by the coding sequence ATGAAGTTAATGGTTAAGGCACCAGCCAAAATAAACTTATCCCTTGATGTGTTACATAAGCGTACGGATGGTTATCATGAAGTTAAGATGGTCATGACAACGATTGATTTAGCAGATCGTATTGAGCTTTCTGAACGTGAAGATGGTCGAATTGTTATTTATTCACATAATCGTTTTGTTCCTGATGACCAGCGAAATTTAGCATATCAAGCTGCACAGCTGCTTAAAAAACGTTATAAAGTGGATAAGGGTGTCAATATCTTAATCGATAAGCAAATTCCTGTAGCAGCGGGATTAGCAGGAGGAAGCAGTGACGCAGCAGCTACTCTTAGAGGGCTAAACCAGTTATGGGACTTAGGTTTGTCTCTAGACACGCTAGCAGAGCTTGGAGCAGAAATTGGCTCTGATGTATCGTTTTGTGTATATGGTGGCACAGCTCTTGCAACAGGAAGAGGAGAAGTAATCAAACATATTGAAGCACCTCCAAACTGCTGGGTGATATTAGCAAAGCCAGAAATAGGTGTATCCACAGCAGACGTATATCGTAATTTAAAGGTGCAAAATGTGAGTCATCCTAATGTAGAAGGTATGATTAAAGCAATTGATACAGGAGATTACGAAAAGATGTGTCAATCTGTAGGAAATGTATTAGAAGAAGTAACGTTAAAGATGCATCCGGAAGTTTCATTAATCAAAGAACAAATGAAGAGGTTTGGAGCAGATGCAGTTCTCATGAGCGGTAGCGGACCAACAGTTTTTGGCCTTGTACAGCATGATTCTCGCATGCACCGTATTTATAACGGTTTACGAGGTTTCTGTGATAAGGTATATGCTGTCCGACTTATTGGAGAACGAATAACGCTTGAATAA
- a CDS encoding TatD family hydrolase, producing MLFDTHVHLNAEQFNNDLEDVIARAKERNVEKMVVVGFDEPTINRAMELVEKYDFMYASVGWHPVDAIDMTDEHLAWIEELAGHPKVVAIGEMGLDYHWDKSPKDIQKEVFRRQIRLARKVNLPIIIHNRDATEDVVTILKEESVEEVGGIMHCFTGSIEVAKQCMDMNMYISFGGPVTFKNAKKPKEVATEIPLDKLLIETDCPYLTPHPYRGKRNEPAYVSYVAEQIAELKGISYDELAKHTTENALKLFRIHD from the coding sequence ATGTTATTTGATACACATGTACACTTAAATGCAGAACAATTTAATAATGATTTAGAAGACGTTATTGCAAGAGCAAAAGAACGTAATGTAGAAAAAATGGTCGTGGTTGGATTTGATGAACCAACCATTAATCGAGCGATGGAACTTGTTGAAAAGTATGACTTTATGTATGCTAGTGTTGGTTGGCACCCTGTAGATGCTATTGATATGACAGATGAACATTTAGCTTGGATTGAAGAATTAGCAGGACATCCTAAAGTAGTAGCTATTGGAGAAATGGGATTAGATTATCATTGGGATAAGTCACCTAAAGATATACAGAAAGAAGTATTTCGTAGACAAATTCGTTTAGCAAGAAAAGTAAATCTTCCAATCATTATTCATAACCGTGATGCAACAGAAGACGTTGTAACTATTTTAAAAGAAGAGTCTGTTGAAGAAGTTGGTGGCATCATGCATTGCTTTACAGGGAGTATTGAAGTTGCCAAACAGTGTATGGATATGAATATGTATATCTCATTCGGCGGACCTGTCACGTTTAAAAATGCGAAGAAGCCGAAAGAAGTCGCAACTGAAATTCCTCTTGATAAATTATTAATAGAAACAGACTGTCCATATTTGACACCTCATCCTTATCGAGGAAAGAGAAATGAACCAGCATATGTCTCATATGTAGCAGAGCAGATTGCAGAATTAAAAGGTATTAGTTACGACGAACTAGCAAAGCATACTACTGAAAATGCGCTAAAATTATTCCGAATTCATGATTAA
- the pth gene encoding aminoacyl-tRNA hydrolase, whose protein sequence is MKLIVGLGNPGKEYDQTRHNIGFMTIDELADYFDIKLDRTKFNGLYGMGMVRGEKVLLLKPLTYMNLSGESIRPLMEYYDIDVEDLVVIYDDLDLPCGKIRLRTKGSAGGHNGIKSIIQHLKTQEFNRIRIGIDRPKNGMKVVDYVLGRFTSEEMVEMNGAIEKSVKATEEWLSKPFLEVMNRYN, encoded by the coding sequence TTGAAATTAATTGTTGGATTAGGTAACCCTGGAAAAGAGTATGATCAAACACGTCATAACATTGGTTTTATGACAATTGATGAACTTGCAGATTACTTTGATATTAAGTTGGATCGCACAAAATTTAATGGATTGTATGGCATGGGAATGGTACGAGGAGAGAAAGTCCTTTTATTAAAACCATTAACATATATGAACCTCTCAGGAGAAAGCATTCGTCCACTGATGGAGTATTATGATATTGATGTGGAAGATTTGGTTGTTATTTACGATGACTTAGACTTGCCCTGTGGAAAAATACGCTTACGAACAAAAGGTAGTGCAGGTGGCCACAATGGAATCAAATCAATTATTCAGCACTTAAAAACACAAGAATTCAACCGTATTCGAATCGGCATTGATCGCCCTAAAAACGGTATGAAAGTTGTGGACTATGTACTTGGACGATTTACATCTGAAGAGATGGTCGAAATGAATGGAGCTATAGAGAAATCCGTTAAAGCTACTGAAGAGTGGTTGTCTAAACCATTCCTAGAAGTAATGAATCGATATAATTAA
- a CDS encoding ribose-phosphate diphosphokinase — translation MPNVYADENLKLFTLNSNKALAEEIAKVIGVELGKCSVDRFSDGEVQINIEESIRGCDVFIIQSTSAPVNEHLMELLIMIDALKRASAKTINIVIPYYGYARQDRKARAREPITAKLTANLIEKAGATRIITLDLHAPQIQGFFDIPIDHLVGVPILGEYFKSKNLDDVVIVSPDHGGVTRARRLAERLKAPIAIIDKRRPRPNVAEVMNIVGQVEGKTAILIDDMIDTAGTITLAANALIESGAKEVYACCTHPVLSGPAIERIQNSKIKELAVTNSISLTEEKKIDKVTELSVAPLMAEAIIRVHEEESVSTLFD, via the coding sequence ATGCCAAATGTATATGCTGATGAAAATTTGAAATTGTTTACGTTAAATTCTAATAAGGCTTTAGCTGAAGAAATTGCTAAGGTGATTGGTGTTGAATTAGGAAAGTGTTCTGTAGACCGTTTTAGCGACGGAGAAGTTCAAATTAACATTGAAGAAAGTATTCGTGGTTGCGATGTATTCATTATTCAATCAACAAGTGCACCTGTTAACGAACATTTAATGGAGTTACTTATTATGATTGATGCTTTAAAACGTGCTTCTGCTAAAACAATTAACATTGTAATTCCTTACTACGGTTATGCTCGCCAAGATCGTAAAGCACGCGCTCGTGAACCAATCACAGCTAAATTAACAGCAAACCTTATTGAAAAAGCTGGTGCGACTCGTATCATCACATTAGACTTGCATGCTCCACAAATTCAAGGTTTCTTCGATATTCCAATTGATCACTTAGTAGGTGTTCCAATTCTAGGTGAATACTTCAAGAGCAAAAACCTTGATGATGTTGTCATCGTGTCTCCAGACCATGGTGGTGTAACACGTGCACGTCGTTTAGCAGAACGTTTAAAAGCACCAATTGCTATCATTGATAAGCGTCGTCCGCGTCCAAACGTTGCAGAAGTAATGAATATTGTCGGTCAAGTAGAAGGCAAAACGGCAATTTTAATTGACGATATGATCGATACAGCTGGTACCATTACATTGGCAGCAAACGCACTTATTGAATCAGGTGCAAAAGAAGTATATGCATGTTGTACACATCCAGTCCTATCAGGACCTGCAATTGAGCGTATCCAAAATTCTAAGATTAAAGAATTAGCAGTTACAAACTCAATTTCTTTAACAGAAGAAAAGAAAATTGATAAAGTAACAGAGCTTTCAGTTGCACCTTTAATGGCTGAAGCAATCATTCGTGTTCATGAAGAAGAGTCAGTGAGCACACTATTCGATTAA
- a CDS encoding Veg family protein has product MAKTLSDIKQALDLHLGQRLTLKANGGRRKTVERSGVLTETYPSVFIVELDQEENSLERVSYSYADVLTETVELKFF; this is encoded by the coding sequence ATGGCGAAAACTTTATCTGATATTAAGCAAGCGCTGGATTTGCACCTAGGTCAACGATTGACTTTAAAAGCGAACGGTGGACGAAGAAAAACGGTAGAGCGTTCAGGAGTCTTAACTGAGACGTATCCTTCTGTTTTTATTGTGGAGCTAGATCAAGAAGAAAACTCTTTAGAAAGAGTTTCTTATAGCTATGCCGACGTGTTAACTGAAACAGTTGAGCTAAAGTTTTTTTAA
- a CDS encoding anti-sigma-F factor Fin family protein: MSIHYFCRHCHAKVGMIEGKEYSTEKLGFHHLTADERQELVQYQANGDLTVKTICEDCQEALDRNPDYHQYETFIQ; the protein is encoded by the coding sequence CTGTCTATTCATTATTTCTGTAGACATTGTCATGCAAAAGTCGGTATGATAGAAGGGAAAGAATATAGCACAGAAAAACTAGGCTTTCATCATTTAACAGCTGATGAGAGGCAAGAGCTAGTTCAATACCAAGCAAATGGCGATTTAACTGTTAAAACAATTTGTGAAGATTGCCAGGAAGCTTTAGATCGAAACCCAGACTATCATCAGTATGAAACATTTATACAATAA
- the purR gene encoding pur operon repressor translates to MKFRRSGRLIDMTNYFIQNPQRLIPLTYFADKYNSAKSSISEDMAIIKQTFEQQGIGTLVTLPGAAGGVKFMPKMSNEEASQLVEELCGMIEKPERLLPGGYLYLTDILGDPRVVNKIGRLYASLFANRKIDVVMTVATKGIPVAYAVAQYLDVPVVVVRRDSKVTEGSTVSINYVSGSSKRIQTMLLAKRSLAVGSNVLIIDDFMKAGGTVNGMISLLEEFDATVAGIGVLVESEDIEERLVDEYISLVQLKDVNIKEKHITVQEGNYLKYI, encoded by the coding sequence ATGAAGTTTCGACGGAGTGGACGTTTAATTGATATGACGAATTATTTCATTCAAAACCCTCAGCGCCTTATTCCTCTGACATATTTTGCAGATAAATATAACTCTGCAAAATCATCTATAAGTGAAGATATGGCGATTATAAAGCAAACTTTTGAACAACAAGGTATTGGTACGCTTGTTACTTTACCAGGGGCAGCTGGTGGCGTTAAATTTATGCCAAAGATGTCGAATGAAGAAGCGAGTCAACTTGTTGAAGAGCTATGTGGGATGATTGAAAAACCAGAGCGATTATTACCCGGTGGATATTTGTACCTCACAGATATTTTAGGAGATCCTCGTGTTGTTAATAAGATTGGTCGTTTATATGCATCTTTATTTGCTAATCGCAAAATTGATGTAGTTATGACTGTGGCAACAAAAGGAATTCCGGTTGCTTATGCAGTAGCGCAATATCTAGATGTACCGGTTGTGGTGGTAAGAAGAGATAGTAAAGTAACTGAAGGTTCAACTGTAAGTATTAATTATGTATCGGGTTCTTCAAAGCGTATTCAAACCATGCTGCTAGCTAAGAGAAGTCTAGCTGTGGGTTCGAACGTTTTAATTATTGATGATTTTATGAAAGCAGGCGGAACAGTTAATGGGATGATTAGCTTGCTTGAAGAGTTTGATGCAACGGTTGCTGGAATCGGTGTATTAGTTGAGTCAGAGGATATTGAAGAGCGCCTAGTTGATGAATACATTTCTCTTGTACAACTGAAAGATGTTAACATAAAAGAGAAACATATCACCGTACAGGAAGGAAATTATTTAAAATATATCTAA
- a CDS encoding alpha/beta-type small acid-soluble spore protein, with protein sequence MSRRRGIMSTKCKEELAKELNFYDVVKSDGWGAIHSKDAGNMVKRAIEIAKEQLAKS encoded by the coding sequence ATGAGCAGACGTAGAGGTATTATGTCAACAAAATGTAAAGAAGAATTGGCTAAAGAACTTAACTTTTATGATGTTGTAAAAAGCGATGGATGGGGTGCTATTCATTCCAAAGATGCAGGTAATATGGTAAAGCGTGCCATAGAAATAGCAAAAGAACAGTTGGCTAAGTCTTAA
- the yabG gene encoding sporulation peptidase YabG produces MNIKIGDIVTRPSYDRDLLFRVIAVNEGEEQYATLIGEDIRLIADAPLSDLEVVDVQEQQRRKEQEEQLLERSLKLLSQDYDLIREKAEYGMTNGYNHSHRLFQMPGKVLHVDGDPNYLQKCLAVYEKIGVPVYGVHCTEAEMPNKIGALLEEVRPDILVLTGHDAYSKSKGNKNDLLAYRHSKYYVKTVYEARRKIANLDQLVIFAGACQSHFEQLIQAGANFASSPSRVNIHALDPVYVVAKLSFTPFNDRINVWDVLRNTLTGAKGLGGIETRGLLRTGMPYEAE; encoded by the coding sequence ATGAATATCAAAATTGGTGATATTGTAACACGTCCTTCTTATGATCGTGATTTGTTATTTCGCGTAATTGCGGTTAATGAAGGTGAGGAACAATATGCAACATTAATTGGAGAAGATATCCGCCTTATTGCTGATGCTCCTTTATCCGATTTAGAAGTTGTAGATGTTCAAGAGCAACAGCGACGAAAAGAACAAGAAGAGCAACTGTTAGAGAGGTCTCTAAAGCTGTTAAGCCAAGACTACGACCTCATTCGAGAAAAAGCCGAATATGGTATGACAAATGGGTATAATCATTCACACCGCCTTTTTCAGATGCCAGGTAAGGTGCTACATGTAGATGGAGACCCTAACTATTTACAGAAGTGTTTAGCAGTGTATGAAAAGATAGGTGTTCCGGTATATGGTGTACATTGTACAGAAGCAGAAATGCCAAATAAAATAGGTGCTTTGTTAGAAGAAGTGAGACCTGATATTTTAGTGTTAACTGGTCATGATGCCTATTCAAAATCAAAAGGTAATAAAAATGACTTATTAGCCTATCGCCACTCGAAATATTATGTGAAAACGGTGTACGAGGCAAGGCGTAAAATTGCCAATCTAGATCAGCTCGTGATTTTTGCCGGCGCTTGTCAATCTCATTTTGAACAGCTAATACAAGCAGGTGCAAATTTTGCAAGTTCTCCATCTAGGGTCAACATTCATGCTTTAGACCCTGTATATGTTGTAGCAAAGCTAAGCTTCACCCCTTTTAATGATCGCATTAATGTGTGGGATGTATTGCGTAATACACTAACAGGTGCAAAGGGATTAGGTGGAATAGAAACAAGAGGTCTTTTACGAACGGGAATGCCTTATGAAGCTGAATAA
- a CDS encoding RidA family protein: MMLQVQTKQAPQAIGPYSQGIVVNNLFYSSGQIPLRPDGTLVEGDIKTQTEQVFQNLKAVLEEAGASLNTVVKATVFIKDMDNFADLNEVYGQYFGDHKPARSCVEVARLPKDVLVEIEVVALVKG; the protein is encoded by the coding sequence ATCATGTTACAAGTTCAAACAAAGCAAGCGCCGCAGGCTATTGGGCCTTATTCTCAGGGGATTGTTGTTAATAATTTATTTTACAGTTCAGGACAGATTCCTTTACGCCCAGACGGCACGCTAGTTGAAGGGGATATCAAAACACAAACTGAACAAGTATTTCAAAACCTTAAAGCTGTTCTAGAAGAAGCTGGTGCTTCACTAAATACAGTAGTAAAGGCAACGGTATTCATCAAGGATATGGATAATTTTGCTGACCTTAATGAAGTCTATGGACAATACTTTGGTGATCATAAGCCTGCACGTTCATGTGTGGAAGTAGCAAGATTACCAAAAGATGTTTTAGTTGAAATTGAAGTAGTTGCATTAGTCAAAGGATAA
- the glmU gene encoding bifunctional UDP-N-acetylglucosamine diphosphorylase/glucosamine-1-phosphate N-acetyltransferase GlmU has product MSKRYAVILAAGQGTRMKSSLYKVLHPVCGKPMVQHVIDQVSNVSLSKLITVVGHGAEKVKSHVGDKSLFALQEEQLGTAHAVMQAESLLAHEKGTTIVVCGDTPLITTETIEALLKHHEETNAKATILTAHAQDPTGYGRIIRNSSASVEKIVEHKDATEQERAVKEINTGTYCFDNEKLFETLSKVSNNNVQGEYYLPDVIEILKNEGEIISAYQTSDFAETLGVNDRFALSQAEETMKKRINKKHMLNGVTIIDPSNTYISADTVIGRDTVIYPGTVIQGAVSIGENCEIGPNSEIKDCQIGHNTSIRHSVAHNSEIGQSVTIGPFAHIRPQSMIDDEVRIGNFVEIKKASFGKGSKASHLSYIGDAEVGQDVNLGCGSITVNYDGKNKFLTKIQDGAFVGCNSNLIAPVTIGEGAYVAAGSTITDDVPGKALSIARAKQVNKENYAEKLDINKKS; this is encoded by the coding sequence ATGTCAAAAAGATATGCAGTCATATTGGCAGCTGGTCAGGGTACACGTATGAAGTCATCTTTATATAAAGTGTTACACCCTGTGTGTGGAAAACCAATGGTACAACATGTAATTGACCAAGTGTCAAACGTTTCGTTAAGTAAACTAATTACTGTTGTAGGCCATGGTGCCGAAAAAGTGAAATCACATGTTGGAGATAAAAGCTTATTTGCTTTGCAAGAGGAGCAATTAGGAACAGCTCATGCAGTCATGCAAGCAGAATCTTTACTTGCACATGAAAAGGGTACGACAATTGTTGTTTGTGGTGATACGCCACTTATTACAACGGAAACAATTGAAGCGTTGCTTAAGCATCACGAAGAGACAAATGCCAAAGCAACAATTTTAACAGCTCATGCTCAAGATCCAACTGGATATGGGCGAATTATTCGTAATAGCTCTGCGTCAGTTGAAAAGATAGTTGAGCACAAGGATGCAACTGAACAGGAGCGAGCAGTAAAAGAAATTAATACAGGTACGTATTGCTTTGATAATGAAAAGCTATTTGAGACGCTTTCAAAAGTATCAAATAACAATGTTCAAGGTGAGTATTATTTACCGGATGTTATTGAGATTTTAAAAAATGAAGGTGAAATCATTTCTGCTTATCAAACAAGTGACTTTGCTGAAACATTAGGTGTAAACGATCGCTTTGCGCTTTCACAGGCAGAAGAAACAATGAAAAAGCGTATCAATAAGAAACATATGTTAAACGGAGTAACAATTATCGACCCTTCTAACACATATATTTCAGCGGATACAGTTATTGGACGCGATACGGTTATTTACCCGGGAACAGTCATTCAAGGTGCTGTATCTATTGGTGAGAACTGTGAAATCGGACCTAACAGCGAAATCAAAGATTGCCAAATCGGACATAATACATCTATTCGCCATTCAGTCGCTCACAACAGTGAAATTGGTCAATCTGTAACAATTGGACCGTTTGCGCATATTCGCCCACAGTCTATGATTGATGATGAAGTGAGAATAGGAAATTTTGTCGAGATTAAGAAAGCATCATTTGGTAAAGGAAGTAAAGCTTCACATTTAAGTTATATTGGGGATGCAGAAGTAGGTCAGGATGTAAACTTGGGGTGCGGATCAATTACCGTTAATTACGATGGAAAAAACAAATTTTTAACTAAGATTCAAGATGGTGCATTTGTTGGTTGCAATTCAAATCTAATTGCACCAGTAACGATTGGAGAAGGCGCTTATGTAGCTGCTGGATCTACAATTACAGATGATGTACCAGGTAAAGCTTTATCAATTGCTCGTGCAAAACAAGTTAATAAAGAGAACTACGCTGAAAAGCTTGATATTAATAAAAAATCCTAA
- a CDS encoding 50S ribosomal protein L25/general stress protein Ctc translates to MSISIEAKERTSFQNSVNRKIREEGNFPAVVYGNKVEPTSIYLNSAEFIKTIREAGRNGVLTLHVGKNKHSVILHDIQTDPLKNEIVHADFQVVDMSVEIESTVTLSLVGEAKGTKEGGVLQQSLYEVTVQGLPQNIPSSIDVDVTELGINDVLTLQDVKVDGKIEITQDLEEPVASVLPPQQEELPDSGEQQGDEENKEVEATEQKDEE, encoded by the coding sequence ATGAGTATTTCAATTGAGGCAAAAGAAAGAACAAGCTTTCAAAACTCTGTAAATAGAAAAATTCGTGAAGAGGGTAATTTTCCAGCAGTTGTTTACGGTAATAAAGTAGAGCCTACGTCAATTTACTTAAATAGCGCTGAGTTTATTAAAACAATTCGCGAAGCAGGTCGAAATGGCGTATTAACGTTACATGTCGGCAAGAACAAACATTCAGTTATCTTGCATGATATTCAAACTGACCCATTAAAAAATGAAATCGTACACGCTGATTTTCAAGTTGTTGATATGTCGGTAGAAATTGAGTCTACAGTTACTCTATCATTAGTTGGAGAAGCTAAAGGTACAAAAGAAGGTGGCGTATTACAGCAGTCACTATACGAAGTAACAGTTCAAGGTTTACCGCAAAATATTCCATCATCAATTGATGTAGATGTAACTGAGCTGGGGATTAATGATGTATTAACTCTACAGGATGTAAAAGTAGATGGTAAAATTGAAATTACACAAGATCTTGAAGAGCCAGTGGCTTCAGTATTACCTCCACAACAAGAGGAATTACCTGATAGTGGAGAACAACAAGGTGATGAAGAAAATAAAGAAGTAGAAGCAACTGAACAAAAAGACGAAGAATAA
- the rsmA gene encoding 16S rRNA (adenine(1518)-N(6)/adenine(1519)-N(6))-dimethyltransferase RsmA, which translates to MTKDIATPTRTKEILKKYGFTFKKSLGQNFLIDTNILNRIVDHAELTEETGAIEIGPGIGALTEQLAKRAKKVLAFEIDQRLLPILADTLSPYPHAKVIHQDVLKANLKETLAQEFEGIEDLMVVANLPYYVTTPILMKLLEEQIPVRGIVVMLQKEVADRIAAKPGTKEYSSLSIAIQYYTEAETVMIVPKTVFNPQPNVDSAVIRLIRRDEPAVKVKNESFFFKVVRASFGQRRKTILNNLVNNLPNGKANKAAIEQALSEASVDPKRRGETLSIEEFGKLSDELGKSFA; encoded by the coding sequence GTGACAAAAGATATTGCAACCCCAACTCGTACGAAAGAAATTTTAAAGAAATATGGATTTACGTTTAAAAAGAGCCTAGGACAAAACTTTTTAATTGACACTAACATTTTAAATCGTATTGTTGATCATGCTGAGTTGACAGAAGAGACAGGAGCTATTGAGATTGGTCCTGGAATTGGGGCTTTAACTGAGCAATTGGCGAAGCGTGCAAAAAAAGTATTGGCTTTTGAAATTGACCAACGTTTGTTACCAATTTTGGCTGATACACTTTCACCGTACCCACACGCTAAAGTCATTCATCAGGATGTACTTAAAGCTAATTTGAAAGAAACCTTAGCACAAGAGTTTGAAGGTATTGAAGACTTAATGGTAGTAGCGAACTTGCCTTATTACGTTACAACCCCAATCTTAATGAAATTGTTAGAGGAACAGATTCCAGTTCGAGGAATTGTTGTTATGTTGCAAAAAGAAGTAGCTGACCGTATTGCAGCAAAGCCAGGAACAAAAGAATATAGTTCTCTTTCTATTGCTATTCAATATTATACAGAAGCTGAAACAGTTATGATTGTTCCAAAGACAGTGTTTAACCCTCAACCAAACGTTGATTCAGCTGTTATTCGTTTAATTCGACGTGATGAACCAGCCGTAAAGGTGAAAAATGAATCCTTTTTCTTTAAAGTTGTTAGAGCAAGCTTTGGTCAAAGACGTAAAACAATTTTAAATAATTTAGTAAATAATCTACCAAATGGAAAAGCAAATAAAGCTGCCATTGAACAAGCTCTTTCGGAAGCTTCAGTCGACCCAAAAAGAAGAGGAGAAACATTATCAATTGAAGAGTTTGGCAAGTTAAGCGATGAGCTAGGAAAATCGTTCGCATAG